A stretch of the Halococcus hamelinensis 100A6 genome encodes the following:
- the coaBC gene encoding bifunctional phosphopantothenoylcysteine decarboxylase/phosphopantothenate--cysteine ligase CoaBC, translating into MLEGANVALGVTGSIAAVKTVELAHELRRRGATVRAVMTGSARGIIHPWAVEFATENPVVTEITGQIEHVDLCGRDGWADVLLVAPATANTVGKMAAAIDDTPVTTTATTALGAGLPVVVAPAMHEPMYDHPGVSEAIDRVESWGVSFVPPRVEEGKAKIASVDAIALATARAANDHPLAGRRVVVTSGPTSESIDPVRTLTNRSSGKTGRAVARACYLRGAAVTLVHDGPEVPYADVEPAESAAEMLAAVEGSVENADALVSVAAIGDYTVETNAEKIRSGQEALTLDLEPTPKVLDSVRESHPDLTMVGFKTETSGDDEAMVAAARETRSRVDLAFVVANDASVMGRDRTRALVVREDGVVEYDGDKSGLGARVADELAGELD; encoded by the coding sequence ATGCTCGAAGGAGCGAACGTCGCGCTCGGGGTCACGGGGTCGATCGCGGCGGTCAAAACCGTCGAACTCGCTCACGAACTCCGGCGGCGCGGGGCCACGGTGCGAGCGGTGATGACCGGGAGCGCGCGGGGGATTATCCATCCGTGGGCGGTCGAGTTCGCCACCGAGAACCCGGTCGTGACGGAGATAACGGGTCAGATAGAACACGTCGACCTCTGCGGTCGCGACGGCTGGGCGGACGTCCTCCTGGTCGCCCCCGCGACCGCGAACACGGTGGGGAAGATGGCGGCCGCGATCGACGACACCCCAGTCACCACGACCGCGACGACGGCGCTCGGAGCGGGCCTCCCGGTCGTGGTCGCGCCCGCGATGCACGAACCGATGTACGACCACCCGGGAGTGAGCGAGGCCATCGACCGGGTCGAGTCGTGGGGCGTCTCGTTCGTCCCGCCGCGGGTCGAGGAGGGCAAGGCCAAGATCGCCTCGGTCGACGCCATCGCGCTCGCGACCGCCCGCGCCGCGAACGACCACCCGCTCGCGGGCCGGCGGGTCGTGGTCACCAGCGGCCCCACCTCGGAGTCCATCGATCCGGTGCGAACGCTCACGAACCGGTCCTCCGGTAAAACGGGGCGGGCCGTCGCGCGGGCGTGCTACCTCCGCGGTGCGGCCGTCACCCTGGTCCACGACGGGCCAGAGGTCCCCTATGCGGACGTCGAACCCGCCGAGAGCGCCGCCGAGATGCTCGCCGCCGTCGAGGGATCGGTCGAGAACGCCGACGCGTTGGTCTCGGTAGCGGCGATCGGTGACTACACCGTCGAGACCAATGCCGAAAAGATCCGCTCGGGCCAGGAAGCGCTGACCCTCGACCTCGAACCGACCCCGAAGGTGCTCGATTCGGTCCGCGAGTCCCATCCGGATCTCACGATGGTGGGGTTCAAAACGGAGACGAGCGGCGACGACGAGGCGATGGTCGCGGCCGCCCGGGAGACCCGCTCACGGGTCGACCTCGCCTTCGTGGTCGCCAACGACGCGAGCGTGATGGGACGCGACCGGACGCGCGCGCTCGTGGTTCGCGAAGACGGCGTCGTGGAGTACGACGGCGACAAGTCGGGCCTCGGCGCGCGGGTCGCCGACGAGCTCGCGGGCGAACTCGACTGA
- a CDS encoding flippase activity-associated protein Agl23, with translation MNRDRRTSLAVGVVTLLALVVRLVELGARVAHQDEARVAYWAYRYMENGVYWYRPVVHGPFITIVDSWVFSLIGASDFSMRLVVALVGGLLPLTALLFRRRLRDSETLALSVVLAAAPLFVYYSRFYRNDLLLAGFMLVAFGCFVRAIDDRRPALVYLGVAFFALAFTTKENAVIYAVTWVGATALLVDRRLLIRRVREADVRPAVADLGRRVRHGVREWWPHAVFLFVEFLAIIVFFYAPRGEAARAQPTVGDTLADPTLLADLVREATLGSWIAFVGHWGAGNSGSYLSAAGALWPALRTGALFVLVFAVVGFLLDRYTGDRPRDVVAFTFYWGFASALGYPIAVANPFPWEVIHVAVPLVVPAAVGVAAVGRAALQGLRDAGGLDALREGSPTLDRNALAGLLAGLVLVMVAAHTGLAVYDTSFENDQDPDNALVQYAQSSSEMKPLLGELQTVIRTNDGTDVLYYGDDPEFDGDELAGNESADDSPPADLNWFRRLPLSWYFEADGAVSNSTDDAATLDRLVRGEDRPPIVVAFGETDSCRESYASVADIEGSLSGYERHEIQRFSYDSGCTISTMEVYVDENAAN, from the coding sequence GTGAACCGCGACCGACGAACCAGCCTCGCGGTCGGGGTCGTCACGCTCCTCGCGCTCGTGGTTCGGCTGGTCGAGCTCGGCGCACGGGTCGCCCATCAGGACGAGGCCCGGGTGGCCTACTGGGCCTACCGCTACATGGAGAACGGGGTCTACTGGTATCGACCCGTGGTCCACGGGCCGTTCATCACCATCGTCGACAGCTGGGTGTTCAGTCTGATCGGGGCCTCCGACTTCTCGATGCGGCTCGTCGTCGCGCTGGTCGGCGGCCTGCTTCCCCTGACGGCGCTGCTCTTCCGCCGTCGGCTCCGGGATTCGGAGACGCTGGCGCTTTCGGTCGTGCTCGCCGCCGCCCCGCTGTTCGTCTACTACTCGCGCTTCTATCGCAACGACCTGTTGCTCGCGGGGTTCATGCTCGTCGCGTTCGGCTGTTTCGTCCGGGCGATCGACGACCGGCGGCCGGCCCTCGTCTACCTCGGGGTGGCCTTCTTCGCGCTCGCGTTCACCACGAAGGAGAACGCCGTGATCTACGCGGTGACGTGGGTCGGCGCGACGGCGCTGCTGGTCGACCGACGCCTCCTGATCCGTCGGGTTCGCGAGGCCGACGTCCGTCCGGCGGTCGCCGACCTGGGACGGCGGGTTCGGCACGGGGTCCGGGAGTGGTGGCCCCACGCGGTGTTCCTGTTCGTCGAGTTCCTCGCGATCATCGTCTTCTTCTACGCCCCGCGCGGCGAGGCGGCCAGAGCCCAGCCCACGGTCGGCGACACCCTCGCCGACCCCACGCTGCTCGCGGACCTCGTCCGCGAGGCCACCCTCGGCTCGTGGATCGCCTTCGTCGGCCACTGGGGGGCGGGCAACAGCGGGTCGTACCTCTCGGCGGCGGGGGCGCTCTGGCCCGCGCTTCGGACCGGCGCGCTCTTCGTGCTCGTCTTCGCGGTCGTGGGCTTCCTCCTCGATCGCTACACCGGCGACCGCCCCCGCGACGTCGTGGCCTTCACCTTCTACTGGGGCTTCGCGAGCGCCCTCGGCTACCCCATCGCCGTGGCGAACCCGTTCCCCTGGGAGGTGATCCACGTGGCGGTGCCGCTCGTGGTCCCCGCCGCCGTCGGGGTCGCCGCGGTCGGTCGGGCCGCCCTCCAGGGGCTCCGCGACGCCGGCGGGCTCGACGCGCTCCGCGAGGGCTCACCGACACTCGATCGGAACGCGCTCGCCGGGCTCCTCGCGGGTCTCGTGCTGGTGATGGTCGCCGCCCACACCGGACTCGCGGTCTACGATACCTCCTTCGAGAACGACCAGGACCCCGACAACGCGCTGGTCCAGTACGCCCAGTCGTCGAGCGAGATGAAACCACTGCTCGGCGAACTCCAAACGGTGATCCGGACGAACGACGGCACCGACGTGCTCTACTACGGCGACGATCCGGAGTTCGACGGCGACGAACTCGCGGGGAACGAGTCCGCGGACGACAGCCCGCCGGCCGACCTCAACTGGTTCCGTCGGCTGCCGCTCTCGTGGTACTTCGAGGCCGACGGCGCGGTGTCGAACAGCACCGACGACGCCGCCACGCTCGACCGGCTGGTCCGGGGCGAGGACCGCCCGCCGATCGTGGTCGCGTTCGGGGAGACGGACTCGTGTAGGGAGTCCTACGCCAGCGTGGCCGACATCGAGGGCTCGCTCTCGGGCTACGAACGCCACGAGATCCAGCGCTTCTCCTACGACAGCGGCTGTACGATATCCACGATGGAGGTTTACGTCGACGAGAACGCGGCGAACTGA
- the mnhG gene encoding monovalent cation/H(+) antiporter subunit G, giving the protein MNTIHAAIVAVLIGIGCFFLVVGTLGLVRLPDVYNRMHATTKATTLGAASFFLAGVVYFGPAAPGGAGLIALVGLVFLFITAPTGAHVISQAAERMGVEFAGEATWPDTGESRPESPGEEDEG; this is encoded by the coding sequence ATGAACACGATCCACGCAGCCATCGTCGCGGTGTTGATCGGTATCGGGTGCTTCTTCCTCGTCGTCGGGACCCTCGGTCTCGTCAGGCTGCCCGACGTCTACAACCGGATGCACGCCACCACGAAGGCGACCACCCTCGGGGCGGCCTCGTTCTTCCTCGCGGGCGTGGTCTACTTCGGGCCCGCGGCACCCGGCGGGGCGGGGCTGATCGCGCTCGTTGGGCTGGTCTTCCTCTTCATCACCGCCCCCACGGGTGCCCACGTCATCTCGCAGGCCGCCGAACGGATGGGGGTCGAGTTCGCTGGCGAGGCGACCTGGCCCGACACCGGCGAATCCCGACCCGAATCACCGGGCGAGGAGGACGAGGGGTGA
- a CDS encoding monovalent cation/H+ antiporter complex subunit F — protein sequence MVRVAIEAPAFLTTVIQAGLVVATLVTLVAGYRVIRGPTTPDRVVALDTIATNVVSVALLFALLTNQGFFVSVSLVLAIIGFVSTIAVARYVTEGDIIE from the coding sequence GTGGTTCGCGTGGCGATTGAAGCGCCCGCGTTCCTCACGACCGTGATCCAGGCGGGACTCGTGGTCGCGACCCTCGTGACGCTCGTGGCGGGCTATCGGGTGATCCGTGGGCCGACGACCCCCGACCGAGTGGTGGCGCTCGACACCATCGCCACGAACGTGGTCTCGGTCGCGCTCCTGTTCGCGCTCCTGACCAACCAGGGCTTCTTCGTGAGCGTGAGCCTCGTACTCGCGATCATCGGGTTCGTCAGCACGATCGCCGTCGCCCGCTACGTCACCGAAGGGGACATCATCGAATGA
- a CDS encoding Na+/H+ antiporter subunit E codes for MKRWPVVGVTLAVLWLFVRGVELGVDYVLGEFVIGLGIGLPIAFVFRRFYAEEFAFASTVRVLPAAIAYLALFVKELIAANLDVVYRVLSPSMPIDPDVVAIPLRVETDAAVTTIANSITLTPGTLTMDYDEEANTLYVHGITGADREGVIEPVRRWEDYALVIFDEDASPDDTPPRPRGGSRGD; via the coding sequence ATGAAGCGCTGGCCCGTCGTCGGCGTCACGCTCGCCGTGCTCTGGCTGTTCGTCCGGGGCGTCGAACTCGGCGTGGACTACGTCCTCGGCGAGTTCGTCATCGGGCTCGGGATCGGGCTGCCGATCGCGTTCGTCTTCCGGCGGTTCTACGCCGAGGAGTTCGCGTTCGCGAGTACCGTCCGTGTGCTCCCGGCCGCGATCGCGTACCTCGCGCTGTTCGTCAAGGAGCTCATCGCGGCGAACCTCGACGTGGTCTATCGGGTGCTCTCGCCGTCGATGCCGATCGACCCCGACGTGGTGGCGATCCCGCTCCGGGTCGAGACCGACGCCGCGGTGACGACGATCGCGAACTCGATCACCCTGACCCCGGGGACGCTCACGATGGACTACGACGAGGAGGCGAACACCCTCTACGTCCACGGGATTACCGGGGCCGACCGCGAGGGGGTCATCGAGCCCGTCCGCCGCTGGGAGGACTACGCCCTCGTGATCTTCGACGAGGACGCGAGTCCCGACGACACGCCGCCCCGCCCACGAGGTGGTTCGCGTGGCGATTGA
- a CDS encoding Na+/H+ antiporter subunit D yields MATQVVIAPLLVALVTAVVSLFVRRFPRARTAVSLAGALAYLASVAVLVEQVASRSILTYQLSAWRAPFGITLVADALSAFMLVITAVVSLAAVVFSVGFMSEHAQRVSYHPLYHLLVVGVTGAFLTGDIFNLFVWFEVLLLSSYVLVVFYSGPEHTRAGLTYTVLNLLGSALMLVAIGGLYATVGTLNMADMARRLANPAQYGVDPVPVLGITVLLFCVFALKIGVVPFQFWVPAAYRAAPAPIAAMLAGVVKKVGIYAVIRLYFTVFAAARLPDGLGLPGFVGNSYLSFFGPVLFAVAAASILFGGIAAVSRDDFDGVLAYSSIGQIGFVVLPLAVAATVPSLRALGIAAALVYALNHALAKAMLFLASGTVGDAVGTVRFAELGGLAKRTPMLAIAVLVGMLSLIGIPPLIGFFGKFLVFQATAHAGAAGEPGATFALALSVVGAILTVAYFTRAWNRGFWGATTAPVDHGSYSSVLVGVVVVLAASLVVVGVGFDPVWRAANAAADATLARGQYVGAVFGGGG; encoded by the coding sequence ATGGCGACCCAGGTCGTGATCGCGCCGCTGCTGGTCGCGCTCGTCACGGCGGTCGTCTCGCTGTTCGTCCGGCGCTTCCCGCGCGCCCGCACCGCCGTCAGCCTCGCGGGCGCGCTCGCCTACCTCGCGAGCGTCGCCGTGCTCGTCGAGCAGGTCGCCAGTCGGTCGATCCTGACCTACCAGCTCTCGGCGTGGCGCGCGCCCTTCGGCATCACGCTCGTCGCGGACGCGCTCTCGGCCTTCATGCTCGTCATCACCGCCGTCGTCTCGCTGGCGGCGGTGGTCTTCTCGGTCGGCTTCATGAGCGAGCACGCCCAGCGGGTCTCGTATCACCCGCTCTATCACCTCCTCGTGGTCGGCGTCACCGGCGCGTTCCTCACGGGCGATATCTTCAACCTCTTCGTCTGGTTCGAGGTCCTGTTGCTGTCGAGCTACGTCCTCGTGGTGTTCTACTCGGGGCCGGAACACACCCGTGCCGGGCTGACCTACACCGTGCTCAACCTCCTCGGGAGCGCGCTGATGCTGGTCGCCATCGGCGGCCTCTACGCCACGGTCGGCACCCTCAACATGGCCGACATGGCGCGTCGGCTCGCCAACCCCGCCCAGTACGGCGTCGACCCCGTCCCCGTGCTCGGGATCACCGTGTTGCTCTTCTGTGTGTTCGCGCTCAAGATCGGCGTGGTGCCCTTCCAGTTCTGGGTGCCGGCGGCCTACCGCGCCGCGCCCGCCCCGATCGCGGCGATGCTCGCGGGCGTGGTCAAGAAGGTCGGCATCTACGCGGTGATCCGGCTCTACTTCACCGTCTTCGCCGCCGCGCGCCTCCCCGACGGCCTCGGGCTTCCCGGCTTCGTCGGGAACTCCTATCTCTCCTTCTTCGGGCCCGTCCTCTTCGCGGTGGCGGCCGCGAGCATCCTCTTCGGGGGGATCGCCGCGGTGAGCCGTGACGACTTCGACGGCGTACTCGCCTACTCGAGCATCGGCCAGATCGGGTTCGTCGTGCTCCCGCTCGCGGTCGCCGCCACCGTCCCGAGCCTCAGGGCGCTCGGCATCGCCGCCGCGCTGGTCTACGCGCTCAACCACGCACTCGCGAAGGCCATGCTGTTCCTCGCGAGCGGCACGGTCGGCGACGCGGTCGGGACGGTACGCTTCGCCGAACTCGGCGGCCTCGCGAAACGCACCCCGATGCTCGCCATCGCGGTCCTGGTTGGGATGCTCTCGCTCATCGGCATCCCGCCGTTGATCGGTTTCTTCGGCAAGTTCCTCGTCTTCCAGGCCACCGCCCACGCCGGCGCGGCCGGCGAGCCGGGTGCGACGTTCGCGCTCGCGCTCTCGGTGGTCGGCGCGATACTCACGGTGGCCTACTTCACGCGCGCCTGGAACCGTGGCTTCTGGGGTGCGACGACCGCCCCCGTCGACCACGGGAGCTACTCGTCGGTGCTGGTGGGCGTCGTGGTGGTGCTCGCGGCGTCGCTGGTCGTCGTCGGGGTCGGCTTCGACCCGGTCTGGCGCGCGGCGAACGCCGCCGCCGACGCCACCCTCGCCCGTGGCCAGTACGTCGGCGCGGTGTTCGGGGGTGGCGGATGA
- a CDS encoding sodium:proton antiporter, whose protein sequence is MTQFVLAVVLGLLFAFGTFLVLRRDILRVVWGVVIYSQAANVYLITMGGLSGVAPIISGHAVENPDTVTDPLVQALVLTAIVISFGTTAFALVLTYRIYEEHGTIDLQKLGETGGEV, encoded by the coding sequence GTGACCCAGTTCGTGCTCGCGGTCGTCCTCGGGCTCCTGTTCGCGTTCGGCACCTTCCTCGTGCTCCGGCGCGACATCCTCCGGGTGGTCTGGGGCGTGGTGATCTACTCCCAGGCCGCGAACGTCTACCTCATCACGATGGGCGGGCTCTCGGGCGTCGCGCCGATCATCTCGGGCCACGCCGTCGAGAACCCGGACACCGTCACCGACCCGCTGGTGCAGGCGCTGGTGCTCACCGCCATCGTGATCAGTTTCGGTACCACCGCGTTCGCGCTCGTGCTGACCTACCGGATCTACGAGGAGCACGGCACGATCGACCTCCAGAAACTCGGCGAGACGGGGGGTGAGGTCTGA
- a CDS encoding MnhB domain-containing protein, with protein MSARDATVIARTVSRIVFPLILLTAFALLLQGHNRPGGGFIAGVLTAVAFALLMIIFGFDYIEDEILGRDMDDTRAAALTIVTDNSLVFALGLALAVGSGLVAMAFGLPFLTQTVVFLHDLPVYHELELASAFVFDLGVYLVVVGALLTVLTVVGAE; from the coding sequence GTGAGCGCCCGCGACGCCACCGTGATCGCCCGGACCGTCAGCCGGATCGTCTTCCCGTTGATACTGCTGACGGCGTTCGCGCTCCTCCTCCAGGGCCACAACCGGCCGGGCGGCGGGTTCATCGCGGGCGTGCTCACCGCGGTGGCCTTCGCCCTCCTCATGATCATCTTCGGCTTCGACTACATCGAGGACGAGATCCTCGGTCGTGACATGGACGACACCCGCGCCGCCGCCCTCACGATCGTCACCGACAACAGCCTCGTCTTCGCGCTCGGCCTCGCGCTCGCCGTCGGGAGCGGCCTCGTCGCGATGGCGTTCGGGCTCCCCTTCCTCACCCAGACGGTCGTCTTCCTCCACGACCTCCCGGTCTACCACGAACTCGAACTCGCGAGCGCGTTCGTCTTCGACCTGGGGGTCTATCTCGTGGTCGTCGGCGCGCTGCTCACGGTGCTCACGGTGGTGGGTGCGGAGTGA
- the mbhE gene encoding hydrogen gas-evolving membrane-bound hydrogenase subunit E, which yields MVGRPGSGGIAFTLAQAGTDPAATALFAALGLPFLAALLVPLVHRALGERTAWFAALVALVSFGLVASQYGAQGAVTLPWIPTLGISLTLYLDGLSLLISLLASGVGVLIFTYSAGYMHDEPGKARYYATLLAFMGSMLGVALASDLIALFVFWELTSITSFGLVGHYRDSESAQSAARQALIVTVSGGLFMLVGFILLAYASEVAFGTPTFTLIGGPDSMIANADAMRTALRETGLFLPVLGLVALGAAAKSAQVPLHFWLPSAMEAPTPVSAFLHSATMVKAGVFLVGRTRPLLTGEEWMVLFASLGLLTMTVTAIRALGATDIKELLAYSTASHLGLITAGFGFTNQLGAETGAFHILNHALFKATLFLVAGIIAHEAGTRALDELGGLRHDLPLVGVITAIAALGMAGVPPFNGFYSKELLFEAAYETAHELGGLAWTFPVVAVVGSVFTFLYSIRFLWLFMGAKPDSLGEVHSPSYALVAPPAVLAGLAMVVGIDPQLAVDAIVQSAFASTVAGEAHSMSVYLPTYLSPAVAMSAVTIAAGIALSPFYDRLHDGVRWLSRGPATATWWYDGAVVGLEHASAVSLPRLQTGRFRTAAVWLLGSTVVLVLTGYAAAGVSLPAFTGLSITAPVVVILAVAVLAAAAIGIAPSHVAGVLTLSILGFMVALFFVLASAPDLALTQLVVETLVLVIFLLVLDKLPAFYGEASRSNVVRDAVLAAGVGLTVCLTVLVATAPSPDTIAGFFVETAPLPEGGGGGNIVNVILVDFRAFDTLGEISVVAMAAVSVITLIAMRGRGESS from the coding sequence GTGGTCGGGCGTCCCGGATCCGGTGGCATCGCATTCACGCTGGCGCAGGCGGGGACCGACCCCGCCGCGACGGCGCTGTTCGCGGCACTCGGGCTCCCGTTCCTCGCCGCGCTCCTCGTGCCGCTCGTCCACCGTGCCCTCGGCGAGCGGACGGCGTGGTTCGCCGCGCTCGTCGCGCTGGTCTCGTTCGGGCTGGTGGCGAGCCAGTACGGCGCGCAGGGAGCCGTCACCCTCCCGTGGATCCCGACGCTCGGGATCTCGCTCACGCTCTACCTCGATGGGCTCTCCCTCCTCATCTCGCTGCTCGCGAGCGGCGTCGGCGTCCTGATCTTCACCTACTCGGCGGGCTACATGCACGACGAACCCGGCAAAGCCCGCTACTACGCCACCCTGCTCGCGTTCATGGGCTCGATGCTCGGCGTCGCGCTCGCGTCGGACTTGATCGCCCTCTTCGTCTTCTGGGAACTCACCTCGATCACCTCCTTCGGCCTCGTCGGCCACTACCGCGACTCCGAGAGCGCCCAGTCCGCAGCGCGCCAGGCGCTCATCGTCACGGTTTCGGGCGGGCTCTTCATGCTCGTCGGCTTCATCCTGCTCGCGTACGCCTCCGAGGTCGCCTTCGGAACGCCTACCTTCACCCTCATCGGCGGCCCGGACTCGATGATCGCGAACGCCGACGCGATGCGGACCGCCCTCCGGGAGACCGGCCTCTTCCTCCCGGTGCTCGGGCTCGTCGCGCTCGGCGCGGCCGCCAAATCCGCTCAGGTCCCGCTCCACTTCTGGCTCCCGAGCGCGATGGAGGCTCCGACACCGGTCTCGGCCTTCCTCCACTCCGCGACGATGGTGAAGGCCGGCGTCTTCCTCGTCGGCCGGACCCGCCCGCTCCTCACCGGCGAGGAGTGGATGGTGCTCTTCGCGAGCCTCGGCCTCCTCACCATGACCGTCACCGCGATCCGCGCGCTCGGCGCGACCGACATCAAGGAACTCCTCGCCTACTCGACGGCCTCCCACCTCGGGCTGATCACCGCCGGTTTCGGCTTCACGAACCAGCTCGGGGCCGAGACCGGCGCGTTCCACATCCTGAACCACGCGCTGTTCAAGGCCACCCTCTTCCTCGTCGCCGGGATCATCGCCCACGAGGCGGGAACCCGCGCGCTCGACGAGCTCGGCGGCCTCCGGCACGACCTTCCGCTCGTCGGCGTGATCACCGCCATCGCGGCGCTCGGGATGGCCGGCGTCCCGCCGTTCAACGGCTTCTACTCCAAAGAGCTCCTCTTCGAGGCGGCCTACGAGACCGCCCACGAACTCGGCGGACTCGCGTGGACCTTCCCCGTCGTCGCCGTCGTCGGCAGCGTCTTCACCTTCCTCTACTCGATCCGTTTCCTCTGGCTGTTCATGGGCGCGAAGCCCGATTCGCTCGGTGAGGTCCACTCCCCGTCGTACGCGCTGGTCGCGCCGCCGGCCGTCCTCGCCGGGCTCGCGATGGTCGTCGGGATCGACCCCCAGCTCGCCGTCGACGCCATCGTCCAGTCGGCCTTCGCGAGCACCGTCGCGGGCGAGGCCCACTCGATGAGCGTCTACCTCCCGACCTACCTCTCGCCCGCGGTCGCGATGAGCGCGGTCACCATCGCCGCGGGGATCGCCCTCTCGCCGTTCTACGACCGGCTCCACGACGGGGTCCGATGGCTCTCGCGCGGGCCGGCGACCGCGACGTGGTGGTACGACGGTGCGGTCGTCGGGCTCGAACACGCGAGCGCGGTCTCGCTCCCGCGGCTCCAGACGGGACGGTTCAGAACCGCCGCGGTGTGGTTGCTCGGGTCGACGGTCGTCCTCGTGCTCACGGGCTACGCTGCGGCCGGGGTTTCGCTCCCCGCCTTCACCGGCCTCTCGATCACGGCTCCCGTGGTGGTCATCCTCGCGGTGGCGGTGCTCGCGGCGGCGGCGATCGGCATCGCCCCCTCGCACGTCGCGGGCGTACTCACGCTCTCGATCCTCGGGTTCATGGTGGCGCTCTTTTTCGTGCTCGCGAGCGCGCCGGACCTCGCGCTCACTCAGCTGGTGGTCGAGACCCTCGTGCTGGTGATCTTCTTGCTGGTGCTCGACAAGCTCCCGGCGTTCTACGGCGAGGCGAGCCGGAGCAACGTGGTTCGCGACGCGGTGCTCGCCGCCGGCGTCGGGCTCACGGTCTGTCTCACGGTGCTGGTGGCGACCGCGCCGAGCCCCGATACGATCGCGGGCTTCTTCGTCGAGACCGCGCCGTTGCCCGAGGGCGGCGGTGGCGGGAACATCGTCAACGTGATCCTCGTCGACTTCAGAGCCTTCGATACGTTGGGCGAGATATCGGTGGTCGCGATGGCGGCGGTCTCCGTCATCACCCTGATCGCGATGCGGGGCCGGGGTGAGTCGTCGTGA
- a CDS encoding type IV pilin N-terminal domain-containing protein codes for MKGTHKRFGEAKRGVSPVIGVVLMVAVVVILAAVIGAFVLGLGGEQQTTPQASFSVQDGTLVMSGGDTLDGETIAIEGDGVASSSATGEITAGTEVAELSDTGAVRVIYTGNGQSSVIWRTTLDGGGGGE; via the coding sequence ATGAAGGGAACACACAAACGGTTCGGCGAAGCGAAGCGCGGGGTCAGCCCGGTGATCGGCGTCGTGTTGATGGTCGCGGTCGTGGTGATACTCGCGGCCGTCATCGGGGCGTTCGTGCTGGGGCTCGGCGGCGAGCAGCAGACGACGCCACAGGCGAGTTTCAGCGTCCAGGACGGAACGCTGGTCATGAGCGGGGGCGATACACTCGACGGCGAGACCATCGCCATCGAGGGCGACGGCGTCGCCTCCTCCAGCGCCACCGGCGAGATCACGGCCGGCACCGAAGTCGCCGAACTGAGCGACACGGGCGCGGTGAGAGTGATCTACACCGGCAACGGGCAGTCCTCGGTCATCTGGCGGACCACCCTCGACGGCGGCGGTGGCGGCGAGTAA
- a CDS encoding helix-turn-helix domain-containing protein, producing MSTIAEVSLPGSEFALHETLEAHPDVEFEIERMVAHETDRVMPFVWATSERIDRETLDETMADDPSVDNVTRLAAYDGEWFYRMEWVTDIRVVLHVLLEQGATVLNASGRNDVWELRILFPDRDSLSATYDYCTEEELTLTVNRIHELDGEHRDEYGLTETQHETLVAAVEAGYFDIPQQATLDELADDLGITHQALSERLHRGHKTLIENALIIGRMGR from the coding sequence ATGAGCACGATCGCCGAAGTCAGTCTTCCGGGCTCGGAGTTCGCCCTCCACGAGACGCTCGAAGCCCACCCGGACGTCGAGTTCGAGATCGAACGCATGGTCGCTCACGAGACCGACCGTGTGATGCCGTTCGTCTGGGCCACCAGCGAGCGTATCGACCGGGAAACCCTCGACGAGACGATGGCCGACGACCCGAGCGTCGACAACGTGACCCGACTCGCCGCCTACGACGGGGAGTGGTTCTACCGGATGGAGTGGGTCACCGACATCCGGGTGGTGCTCCACGTTCTGCTCGAACAGGGGGCCACGGTCCTGAACGCCAGCGGCCGCAACGACGTGTGGGAGCTCCGGATCCTGTTTCCCGACCGCGACTCGCTCTCGGCGACCTACGACTACTGTACCGAGGAGGAGCTCACGCTCACGGTCAACCGGATCCACGAACTCGACGGCGAACACCGTGACGAGTACGGGCTCACCGAGACCCAGCACGAGACCCTGGTCGCGGCCGTCGAGGCGGGCTACTTCGACATCCCACAGCAGGCGACCCTCGACGAACTCGCCGACGACCTCGGCATCACCCACCAGGCGCTCTCCGAACGTCTCCACCGCGGCCACAAGACCCTGATCGAGAACGCGCTGATCATCGGTCGGATGGGACGGTGA